A single Paenibacillus sp. FSL R5-0517 DNA region contains:
- a CDS encoding histidine kinase encodes MLKEKYATENGSIFRKLALGLVLMFMLIVLIFWWIYRLNVEDIQRELEKNKLGEVRFMSSQLSNQFEQVLMNALTLSEDQSVRGYTYVLHYGNDFAKYKAKLELIEKLALNSASTSWNNTIILYYPDHKDTVSSDPQFSFRSFSMSQDPLDQWILHMNKDGTGYYSHLTKGHRGPMYIEIRISLDVMQKMMSDYTSGTPMLYDSHFQTAIRGSGSLELAQADAQVVPQLRNDRGFFEISFQDRNYFITYMKASILDLYFIDYHPTNQLQQSISRNNTLFVLALIALLLLSLLYIMALRNQIQQPIIRLRKAIDRFDRGDFSSRVDETQILEFKILGRSFNRMAENTQTLIEQVLLGELSVKEARLKQYQAQINPHFLYNCLNYIQSKSSVKDYESVTAMTLELASYCRYIHRIEDMDSTLGEELRFVNHYMSIIHMRKKTITFDIDVPKELLSVRIPRMILQPLVENGVKHGIEPSMGSGQITIRAEQDQEVIRIIVADNGVGMPEERLSLICRHMDELTRPEEQIGTGVRNVNQRIRLTYGKRSGLSVQSGLYEGTLCMITIHKEDIADASDSVS; translated from the coding sequence ATGTTGAAGGAAAAGTATGCCACAGAGAACGGCTCTATTTTTCGAAAGCTGGCACTCGGTCTAGTACTGATGTTTATGCTGATTGTACTGATCTTCTGGTGGATCTATCGATTAAATGTGGAAGATATTCAACGAGAGTTGGAAAAGAATAAATTGGGCGAAGTGCGATTCATGTCCTCCCAGCTATCAAATCAATTTGAACAGGTATTAATGAATGCGCTAACATTATCAGAGGATCAATCCGTCAGAGGTTATACATATGTTCTTCATTACGGAAATGATTTTGCTAAATACAAGGCCAAGCTGGAGCTCATTGAGAAGCTGGCTTTAAACAGTGCTTCCACCTCATGGAACAATACCATTATTTTGTATTATCCGGATCATAAGGACACGGTATCTTCTGATCCACAGTTCTCGTTTCGATCATTCTCCATGTCTCAAGACCCGCTCGATCAATGGATATTACATATGAACAAGGATGGCACAGGTTATTATTCACATCTCACCAAGGGACATCGAGGGCCGATGTATATCGAGATCAGGATCTCATTAGACGTCATGCAGAAAATGATGTCTGATTACACATCCGGAACACCGATGCTGTATGATTCCCATTTTCAAACAGCCATTCGCGGTTCAGGCTCCCTTGAACTTGCCCAGGCTGATGCTCAGGTTGTTCCACAGCTCAGAAATGACAGAGGTTTCTTTGAAATTTCCTTTCAGGACAGGAATTACTTCATCACGTATATGAAAGCAAGTATTCTGGATTTGTACTTTATCGACTATCATCCAACCAATCAGCTTCAGCAATCCATTTCACGTAACAATACGTTGTTTGTGCTGGCACTTATAGCCCTGCTGCTTCTCTCGCTTTTGTACATCATGGCTCTGCGTAATCAGATTCAACAACCCATTATTCGGTTGCGTAAAGCGATCGACCGGTTTGACCGTGGAGATTTCTCCAGCCGGGTCGACGAAACTCAGATTCTGGAATTCAAAATCCTGGGTCGATCGTTCAACCGAATGGCTGAGAATACGCAGACATTAATTGAGCAAGTCCTTCTTGGCGAGCTTTCTGTCAAAGAGGCCAGACTCAAGCAGTATCAGGCTCAGATTAATCCCCATTTCCTATACAACTGTCTCAACTATATTCAGAGCAAATCGAGTGTAAAGGATTATGAATCAGTCACAGCCATGACCTTGGAACTGGCTTCCTACTGCCGTTATATTCATCGTATTGAAGATATGGATTCCACGCTAGGTGAAGAGCTACGTTTTGTGAATCATTACATGTCGATTATTCATATGCGAAAAAAAACGATTACTTTTGATATCGATGTACCCAAAGAGCTTCTCTCGGTACGTATCCCTCGTATGATTTTGCAGCCACTTGTTGAAAATGGGGTCAAACATGGGATTGAACCCTCCATGGGTTCAGGGCAAATTACGATTCGCGCGGAGCAGGACCAAGAGGTCATCCGTATCATCGTTGCAGATAATGGTGTAGGCATGCCCGAAGAGCGACTGTCGCTGATCTGCAGACACATGGATGAACTAACCCGCCCGGAGGAACAGATCGGAACTGGAGTTCGAAATGTCAATCAGCGAATCAGACTCACATATGGCAAACGGTCGGGCTTGTCCGTTCAATCTGGCCTATATGAAGGTACCCTGTGCATGATTACGATACATAAGGAGGATATTGCAGATGCATCAGATTCTGTTAGTTGA
- a CDS encoding GNAT family protein produces the protein MKKSNEVYCVTERLVIRNFILQDVHSFYHYRANPDVSRFQSWANYTLQEAEAFINKQIVHSPNQPGTWFQYAIALTESDQLIGDCAIHTRADEPQIVELGFTLAPEFQGKGYMNEALCALMDYVFGALNKHKLIAFADVRNTKSIQVLERLGMRREGHLLENYMSKGFWIDEFQYAMLQSEWLNKQQ, from the coding sequence ATGAAGAAATCAAACGAAGTATATTGCGTGACTGAGCGCCTTGTTATTCGCAATTTCATTTTGCAGGATGTACATTCGTTCTATCACTACCGTGCTAATCCAGATGTTTCCCGTTTTCAATCCTGGGCAAATTATACGCTCCAAGAAGCTGAAGCATTTATCAACAAACAAATAGTACATTCCCCTAACCAGCCCGGGACCTGGTTCCAATACGCCATTGCTCTAACGGAGTCGGATCAATTAATCGGCGATTGTGCCATTCATACACGTGCAGATGAACCTCAGATTGTCGAGCTCGGATTCACTCTTGCACCTGAATTTCAAGGCAAAGGATACATGAATGAGGCACTTTGTGCCCTGATGGACTATGTATTTGGCGCTCTAAATAAACATAAGCTGATCGCTTTTGCCGATGTAAGGAACACCAAGTCGATTCAAGTGTTAGAGCGATTGGGCATGAGACGTGAAGGACACCTGCTCGAAAATTACATGTCCAAAGGTTTCTGGATAGATGAGTTTCAATATGCAATGCTGCAATCGGAGTGGTTGAACAAACAACAATAA
- a CDS encoding ABC transporter permease: MKSLADEWKHIRGSKWIIIIFAAPLIAAVFFGLMFSRNQLSETPVVVMDEDHSSYSRQLIEEINASQYMKVTNVFANRLSPDTLLANEKAVAVIFLPEGIEQRKDQGLPSSIGVWMDNTMPSSLSGIRPAIQEIITTENMTLAVSRLAQTGMDIESAKALVSPLSQVQRMLYNPNSSYIGTMVIGFVNIIILMLTTGAAGAIAPRLRQEGKLISEGSSPFQLWIRVLPYVILSTCSSLLSYGMLKQVGHMRFEAAPYVFIIPLLLYSMALCLLAMLLGYSVQNVSRVGARMSLILYPSFLVTGIQLTPLAFPTFFQVTAWGLPMNWLNRMIRGMAFRHGELTFYSVELGACILIIGLASLGIGLFLRRESQVLTSTLEAKAV, translated from the coding sequence ATGAAATCACTGGCTGATGAATGGAAGCACATACGCGGGAGTAAGTGGATCATTATTATTTTTGCTGCCCCTCTAATTGCCGCTGTATTTTTCGGGCTTATGTTCTCCCGCAATCAGTTGAGCGAAACACCGGTTGTCGTTATGGATGAGGATCACTCTTCATATTCAAGGCAACTTATTGAAGAAATCAATGCTTCTCAATATATGAAAGTCACAAATGTGTTTGCCAATCGCCTCTCTCCGGATACGCTGCTGGCGAACGAGAAGGCAGTGGCAGTCATTTTCTTGCCGGAAGGAATAGAGCAACGTAAAGACCAGGGATTGCCCTCAAGTATCGGGGTATGGATGGACAACACCATGCCTTCTAGCCTGAGCGGTATTCGGCCTGCAATTCAAGAAATAATAACAACCGAAAATATGACGCTTGCTGTATCACGTCTTGCTCAAACCGGCATGGACATCGAATCAGCAAAAGCTCTGGTGTCCCCGCTATCTCAAGTGCAGCGCATGTTATATAATCCAAATTCAAGTTATATTGGTACCATGGTGATTGGATTTGTAAATATCATTATACTGATGCTCACGACGGGTGCAGCTGGCGCGATCGCTCCCCGTCTTCGGCAAGAGGGTAAGCTTATATCTGAGGGGAGTTCCCCCTTCCAGCTGTGGATTCGTGTCTTGCCCTATGTGATATTAAGCACCTGCTCTTCCCTGCTCAGTTATGGGATGTTAAAACAAGTGGGACATATGCGATTTGAAGCGGCACCGTATGTCTTTATCATTCCTTTATTGCTGTATTCGATGGCATTATGTTTGCTCGCGATGTTACTCGGTTATTCTGTTCAAAACGTGTCCAGGGTTGGTGCCAGAATGAGCTTGATCCTATATCCATCATTTCTGGTAACCGGTATTCAACTGACGCCGCTTGCATTTCCAACATTTTTTCAGGTTACAGCATGGGGTTTGCCTATGAATTGGCTCAATCGTATGATTCGTGGAATGGCCTTTAGACACGGTGAGTTGACTTTTTATAGTGTAGAGCTAGGAGCCTGTATACTGATTATCGGTTTGGCTTCATTAGGTATAGGATTATTCCTGCGAAGAGAATCACAGGTGCTAACGTCAACACTTGAAGCAAAAGCAGTTTAG
- a CDS encoding HlyD family efflux transporter periplasmic adaptor subunit, giving the protein MKSKWSLYIVITLIIILAGGLLITKGTDAVSQAESKKQGILNTEPKTEGFYVDLYIPESQINQIQADQKVNVRFPYLENLLVKEGVVTSIAPSPQFANLRMTREKGQADLSMFLIRISIPTSTDLLPGMTAEVQLDEITG; this is encoded by the coding sequence TTGAAGTCTAAATGGAGTTTGTATATCGTCATAACTTTGATCATTATTTTGGCAGGCGGTTTGTTGATCACGAAAGGTACAGACGCCGTGAGTCAGGCTGAAAGTAAAAAGCAGGGAATATTGAATACGGAACCTAAAACTGAAGGATTTTATGTTGATCTGTATATTCCGGAATCGCAGATTAACCAGATTCAGGCAGATCAAAAGGTAAACGTTCGTTTTCCATATCTAGAGAATCTTCTTGTAAAGGAAGGTGTGGTTACGTCGATCGCCCCCTCTCCTCAATTCGCCAATCTGCGCATGACGCGGGAAAAAGGCCAAGCAGATCTAAGTATGTTTCTGATCCGGATCTCTATTCCAACAAGTACAGATTTGCTTCCGGGAATGACTGCGGAGGTGCAGCTTGATGAAATCACTGGCTGA
- the lpdA gene encoding dihydrolipoyl dehydrogenase has translation MNLLEVVDTLVIGSGPGGYVAALRSSQLGMKTAIVERQQIGGVCTHVGCIPSKALIAEAERLHMRRQWGAVDGASSYQEAQVFKQAVVDKQSGGVRFLLKTAGVTVIEGEARLTDANIAEIYHAEQGARRISFKHLILATGSRPIEISSLPYGGRILSSTEALSLPHIPKSLVVVGGGYIGVELGQMFARFGTNVTMLEGGEQILPGFEAELVAPVVRQLKKDGITILTEAKVTGADQNTSHIDLHYMRQNEHHVVQAEYALITVGRKPNTDGALGLEHIGLSPTPQGLIEIDEQCRTSIPHIYAIGDIVQGPALAHKASYEAKIAAEAIAGKPSVIDYKAIPLVVFSHPEITSVGLSETACKQKSIPVVVGKSVFSINGRALALKETEGYVKIVAHAESGLVLGAQIVGAEASTLISELSLAIEMGATVEDITMTIHPHPTLGEIIMEAAEQAHQRMERR, from the coding sequence ATGAATTTATTAGAAGTCGTAGATACGCTGGTCATTGGATCAGGGCCTGGCGGTTATGTGGCTGCTTTACGTTCGTCACAACTAGGCATGAAAACAGCCATTGTAGAGCGCCAACAGATCGGAGGTGTCTGTACGCATGTAGGCTGTATTCCTTCCAAAGCGCTCATTGCTGAAGCGGAGCGTCTTCATATGCGCAGACAATGGGGAGCTGTTGACGGAGCTTCTTCTTATCAGGAGGCTCAGGTGTTCAAGCAAGCTGTGGTGGATAAGCAGTCTGGAGGGGTTCGGTTTTTACTCAAAACGGCGGGTGTGACTGTTATCGAAGGAGAAGCTAGATTAACTGATGCGAATATCGCTGAAATATATCACGCTGAACAGGGTGCGCGTCGAATAAGCTTTAAGCATCTCATCCTGGCTACCGGTTCCCGTCCGATTGAAATAAGCTCTCTTCCTTACGGCGGACGGATTCTCTCTTCCACTGAGGCGCTATCGCTGCCGCACATTCCAAAGAGTCTCGTTGTGGTTGGCGGCGGTTATATTGGCGTGGAACTGGGTCAGATGTTTGCGAGATTTGGAACTAACGTTACGATGCTCGAGGGCGGTGAACAGATTTTGCCCGGATTCGAGGCAGAGCTTGTTGCACCTGTCGTTCGTCAACTGAAAAAGGACGGGATAACCATCTTAACCGAAGCTAAGGTTACAGGAGCAGATCAAAATACGAGTCATATCGATCTCCACTATATGCGTCAGAATGAACACCATGTTGTTCAAGCTGAATATGCATTAATTACGGTAGGCAGAAAACCGAACACAGATGGAGCCTTGGGTCTTGAACATATAGGTCTGTCCCCTACTCCACAAGGCTTGATTGAGATTGACGAACAGTGCAGAACATCCATCCCGCATATCTATGCCATTGGAGATATTGTTCAAGGCCCTGCTTTGGCTCATAAAGCTTCTTATGAAGCAAAAATTGCAGCAGAAGCGATCGCAGGCAAACCCTCTGTCATCGACTACAAAGCTATTCCGCTCGTTGTGTTCTCTCACCCGGAGATTACGAGCGTTGGTCTTAGCGAAACGGCGTGTAAGCAAAAATCAATTCCTGTTGTCGTTGGCAAATCTGTTTTCTCCATTAATGGCCGTGCACTGGCTCTGAAGGAAACCGAAGGATATGTCAAAATCGTTGCTCACGCTGAGTCTGGCCTTGTATTGGGTGCACAGATTGTCGGGGCTGAAGCATCTACTCTTATATCTGAGCTTTCCCTTGCAATTGAGATGGGAGCAACGGTAGAAGATATAACCATGACCATTCATCCGCATCCAACCCTGGGCGAAATCATCATGGAGGCAGCAGAACAGGCCCATCAGAGAATGGAAAGAAGGTAA
- a CDS encoding TetR/AcrR family transcriptional regulator, whose product MPYPKGHKLKVRNHIITSAAKAFRTHGVRNISLPHIMKGAGLTHGGFYSHFENKDQLVMETCHFAISDTIAMLQSIADKNKNEDQTSIEAVIDFYLSSLHRDQTEVGCILPALSGEISQLSEDIRQAYTQELQRFIAFITTMAGMNTADGYALVSSMVGTVALARAVSDAKFSDDLLQAGRVQAKQMVKIGSR is encoded by the coding sequence ATGCCTTATCCAAAAGGGCACAAGCTCAAAGTTCGGAACCATATTATTACCAGTGCGGCCAAAGCATTTCGAACCCATGGCGTGCGGAATATTAGTCTTCCACATATTATGAAAGGTGCTGGACTGACACATGGGGGATTTTACTCCCATTTTGAAAATAAAGATCAGCTTGTGATGGAGACCTGTCATTTCGCCATTAGTGATACCATTGCAATGCTACAGAGCATTGCAGACAAAAACAAAAACGAAGATCAGACGTCGATTGAGGCTGTCATTGATTTTTATTTAAGCTCCCTGCACCGAGATCAGACGGAAGTCGGTTGTATCTTACCAGCTTTATCGGGAGAGATTTCCCAACTATCGGAGGATATTCGACAAGCTTACACGCAGGAGTTGCAACGTTTTATCGCGTTTATTACAACTATGGCTGGGATGAATACCGCTGATGGTTATGCGTTGGTAAGCAGTATGGTAGGTACCGTTGCACTGGCACGGGCAGTTAGTGATGCGAAGTTCAGTGATGACTTGTTACAGGCAGGTCGTGTGCAGGCCAAACAAATGGTAAAGATCGGCTCCAGGTAA
- a CDS encoding GNAT family N-acetyltransferase: MIIREARIADYPQLRHIYLDSRRESFHWANADEMRLDDFDRDTSEEQILLAENNDQVLGFASLYVPDRFIHNLFVHPSAAGKGVGKQLLQQSVVELGTPVTLKCVSDNHKALTFYKKQGWKAIVEEGEPGSRYWVLQYKE, translated from the coding sequence ATGATCATTAGAGAAGCCCGTATTGCAGACTATCCACAATTGAGACATATTTATTTGGATTCCCGGCGGGAGAGCTTTCACTGGGCCAATGCCGATGAGATGAGACTAGACGATTTTGACCGGGATACATCGGAAGAACAGATTCTTTTGGCAGAGAACAACGATCAAGTACTTGGATTTGCGTCACTATATGTACCTGACCGCTTTATTCATAATTTGTTTGTGCACCCAAGTGCTGCCGGCAAAGGGGTGGGAAAGCAGTTACTTCAGCAATCCGTGGTCGAACTGGGAACGCCTGTCACATTAAAATGTGTCTCGGATAATCATAAAGCACTCACATTTTATAAAAAGCAAGGCTGGAAAGCTATTGTAGAAGAAGGTGAACCTGGATCAAGATATTGGGTTCTTCAATATAAGGAATGA
- a CDS encoding DUF4180 domain-containing protein — MNIRKINENGVSIAYVTSDEELITDVQSAIDFMATVRYEADCHRIIVNKSAVSEVFFDLKTRLAGEVLQKFINYQTKIAIIGDFSGYTSKSLRDFIYESNMGNDIFFVTEEELAIEKLSKKQ; from the coding sequence ATGAATATCAGAAAAATAAATGAAAATGGAGTATCTATTGCTTACGTTACGAGTGATGAAGAATTAATTACCGATGTTCAATCCGCTATCGATTTTATGGCTACGGTTCGATATGAAGCCGATTGTCACCGTATTATAGTTAACAAATCTGCTGTCAGTGAAGTGTTTTTTGATCTGAAAACACGGCTGGCAGGTGAAGTGTTGCAAAAGTTCATCAATTACCAGACCAAAATTGCGATCATTGGTGATTTTTCCGGTTATACCAGTAAAAGTCTTCGAGATTTTATCTATGAAAGCAACATGGGGAACGATATATTCTTCGTAACAGAGGAAGAACTGGCTATTGAAAAGCTAAGCAAGAAACAGTGA
- a CDS encoding acetyltransferase has protein sequence MKDAVQRALRHALKRDGEIEMDIVSYREQDQERLVQIWERAVRATHTFLEEQHIQFYRDVVSKVLQERQVEVWETLDKEHQPVGFIGLQDNLIEMLFVDPSQHGQGVGRLLIEHTIKIKGRHLKVDVNEQNPGAAQFYSKMGFVQIGRSEFDGSGNPFPLLHLEIS, from the coding sequence GTGAAAGATGCAGTTCAGCGAGCTTTGAGACACGCCCTAAAGAGAGATGGAGAGATTGAGATGGATATTGTGTCATATCGGGAGCAAGATCAGGAACGACTGGTTCAGATTTGGGAGAGAGCTGTTCGAGCAACACATACATTTTTGGAGGAACAACACATTCAATTCTATCGGGATGTGGTAAGCAAAGTATTACAGGAACGGCAAGTCGAGGTGTGGGAAACTCTAGATAAAGAACATCAGCCTGTCGGTTTTATCGGGTTGCAAGATAACTTAATTGAGATGTTATTCGTCGATCCAAGTCAGCATGGACAGGGAGTTGGTCGTCTGCTGATCGAACATACTATCAAGATCAAAGGACGCCACCTGAAGGTGGATGTCAACGAACAGAATCCTGGAGCTGCACAATTCTATAGCAAAATGGGGTTTGTACAGATCGGACGCTCCGAATTCGATGGTTCTGGTAATCCGTTCCCGCTATTGCATCTGGAAATTTCATAA
- a CDS encoding DNA polymerase IV, translating to MLIDMQSFYASVEKAKMPQYKNRPLAVAGDPARRSGIILAACPLAKAKGVSTAEPLWQSLQKCPELIIVRPHMQEYIEVSTQIMSIIEEFTDLVEPYSIDELFADFTGSMHLFGNDPIDLAKQIQDKIYNETGVYARAGIGENKIISKLCCDMIAKKAEGGIFHLKKEELHLHIGDKPIRDMWGIGSRMEKHLWKMGIRTIKDLANTPLSKLRSKWGVNGEVIWRVANGLDNSPVTVNTHNTQKDIGNGMTLPRDFTEAWEIEVVILDICTEVCRRARKKGLMGSVISVSVSGADFDHPTGFHRQVKLSDPTNITVDVCKIAKRIFHQHWDGQPVRRVGVSLSQLSNADTYQLSFFDDQEQKRAIDQVMDNIKDRYGDIAILRASSITAAGQAIDRASKIGGHYK from the coding sequence ATGCTCATTGATATGCAGAGTTTTTATGCTTCAGTCGAAAAGGCAAAAATGCCCCAATACAAAAATAGACCTCTCGCCGTTGCAGGCGATCCAGCAAGACGTTCTGGCATTATTCTTGCCGCTTGTCCATTAGCCAAAGCTAAGGGGGTATCTACCGCAGAACCACTCTGGCAGTCTCTTCAGAAGTGCCCTGAACTGATCATTGTCAGACCTCACATGCAAGAATACATTGAAGTTTCCACCCAAATTATGTCCATTATTGAGGAATTCACCGATCTGGTTGAGCCATACAGTATAGACGAATTATTCGCTGATTTTACAGGGTCTATGCATTTATTTGGTAATGATCCAATCGATTTGGCCAAACAAATTCAAGACAAAATCTATAACGAAACAGGGGTTTACGCCAGAGCGGGCATTGGTGAAAACAAAATTATCAGTAAATTGTGCTGCGATATGATTGCTAAAAAAGCGGAAGGTGGCATTTTTCACTTAAAGAAAGAGGAGTTACATCTTCACATTGGAGATAAGCCCATCCGCGATATGTGGGGGATTGGCTCAAGAATGGAAAAACATCTCTGGAAGATGGGTATCCGAACCATTAAAGACCTGGCGAATACGCCTCTTTCCAAATTAAGAAGCAAATGGGGTGTTAATGGAGAAGTCATCTGGAGGGTTGCCAATGGACTCGACAATTCGCCGGTAACGGTCAACACACATAATACACAAAAGGATATCGGAAACGGAATGACCCTGCCCAGAGATTTCACAGAAGCATGGGAGATTGAAGTGGTTATTCTCGATATCTGTACAGAAGTGTGCAGAAGAGCCCGTAAAAAGGGGCTGATGGGTAGTGTCATATCTGTGAGTGTATCGGGAGCAGATTTTGATCACCCAACCGGTTTTCACAGGCAGGTTAAACTGTCTGATCCTACAAACATAACCGTTGATGTGTGCAAAATAGCCAAACGCATATTCCATCAACATTGGGATGGGCAACCTGTGCGCCGTGTAGGCGTATCCCTATCTCAATTATCCAATGCGGATACATATCAACTATCTTTCTTCGATGATCAAGAGCAGAAACGAGCCATTGATCAGGTGATGGACAACATCAAGGATCGATATGGCGACATTGCCATTCTTCGAGCGAGCTCCATTACGGCTGCGGGCCAAGCGATCGATCGAGCATCTAAAATTGGGGGGCATTACAAATGA
- a CDS encoding YolD-like family protein, which translates to MSKKLEANGLWESSRMMLPQHKERIIQHRTQIHVQAKPLIHEDEWEIIAQHIDMSLNYTLRATFEVFHESGNRYIHGIVTSVSAFGKKIKIEMENGFEWVDFDQLVTVKFEEGGGVYGETNF; encoded by the coding sequence ATGAGCAAAAAACTGGAGGCCAATGGATTATGGGAATCGAGCCGCATGATGCTTCCACAACATAAAGAACGAATTATACAGCATCGTACTCAAATTCATGTTCAGGCGAAACCTCTGATTCATGAAGATGAGTGGGAGATTATTGCTCAACATATAGATATGTCCCTCAACTATACGTTGCGAGCCACCTTTGAAGTATTTCATGAGTCAGGCAATCGGTATATACACGGGATCGTCACTTCAGTCAGTGCCTTTGGAAAAAAAATAAAAATTGAAATGGAAAATGGATTTGAATGGGTCGATTTTGATCAACTGGTCACTGTAAAGTTTGAAGAAGGAGGAGGTGTGTACGGTGAGACAAACTTCTGA
- a CDS encoding chromosome condensation regulator, with translation MDYNSRKVAVFETEGFRNCTVAAGRRHTVALKSDGTVIAVGDNKYGQCDVSDWSHIVAVDAGNVHMATNTGNAHTVGLKSDGTVTAIGWNKHDQCNVSEWRDIVTISAGWCRTVGVKSDGTVVAVGRNNEGECNVSSWHDIISVTTGDWHTVGLKIDGTVTAVGNNKYNQCSVNDWGDMLTVSAGYLHTVGLRSDGKVVATGRNHEGECDVSGWLDIVAVAAGSYHTVGLKSDGTMVAVGSNKHQQCDVRGWHDIRAISAGCAHTIGLKSDGTMVAVGDNDYAQCDVSGWSNIQQYHFNKETN, from the coding sequence ATGGACTACAATTCACGGAAGGTAGCAGTGTTTGAGACAGAAGGGTTCCGTAACTGTACTGTAGCGGCAGGTCGCCGTCATACCGTCGCTCTTAAATCTGACGGAACAGTCATAGCCGTGGGTGATAATAAATACGGTCAATGTGATGTAAGCGATTGGTCCCATATCGTCGCCGTTGATGCCGGTAATGTTCATATGGCTACGAACACAGGTAATGCTCATACCGTTGGTCTTAAATCTGATGGTACGGTAACAGCTATAGGTTGGAATAAGCATGATCAATGCAATGTAAGCGAATGGCGCGATATCGTAACCATTTCAGCAGGTTGGTGCCGTACTGTTGGGGTTAAATCAGATGGCACCGTGGTTGCGGTGGGGCGAAATAATGAAGGGGAATGCAACGTGAGCAGCTGGCATGATATTATATCGGTCACGACGGGGGACTGGCATACAGTTGGTCTAAAAATAGACGGTACGGTAACAGCAGTTGGTAACAATAAATATAACCAATGTAGCGTAAACGACTGGGGCGACATGTTGACTGTTTCGGCAGGGTATCTTCATACGGTTGGGCTTAGATCGGATGGCAAGGTAGTGGCTACGGGTAGAAATCATGAAGGGGAATGCGACGTAAGCGGTTGGCTCGATATTGTCGCAGTTGCAGCGGGAAGTTATCATACCGTTGGTCTTAAGTCTGACGGTACAATGGTTGCTGTGGGTTCTAATAAACATCAACAATGCGACGTAAGGGGCTGGCATGACATTAGAGCTATTTCAGCGGGCTGTGCCCACACAATTGGATTGAAATCGGATGGTACGATGGTTGCTGTGGGTGATAATGATTATGCACAATGTGATGTAAGCGGATGGAGTAACATCCAACAATATCATTTCAACAAGGAAACGAATTGA